Proteins from a genomic interval of Streptomyces fodineus:
- a CDS encoding sigma-70 family RNA polymerase sigma factor, giving the protein MPASDAELTSAIRASGRHSDSAADALDELYRRHRPALLAYARTCCRDGHTAEDLASEAFTRTLQAVRAGRGPESAWRPYLLSVVRRTAADWAATARRTDLSPDFERWLESAPVEESGEERVLRQEDDALLVRGFRSLPERWQSVLWHTVIEGESAEQVGALLGISPSGVGSLAARAREGLREAYLTAHIESVESADQAECRHYSRLLAAAIRRPGRRPNKDLARHLDACSGCRRAMTELTDLNERLRLILPGAVLLWAAPAYLVSRLAQAGTGAGGTGHAAVHPPKSTLNPLGAGLAAGAVILAATGGFLLLSDSGNDTRAAAPASAPSLSPTPSKTASPPPSPSRTSRPVHTRTPTPSSHNELPLSTTSTVNSPDPTGEMVAGVAADLCLDNHWASPADGSPITIYPCNGTIAQKVTVTSDHRLKIQGKCVDVSGSGTANGTPVRLFSCSSNTATQVWMPQPDGSLLNPHSNRCLDDPGATLQAGAQLQIFDCNKTAAQRWRIP; this is encoded by the coding sequence ATGCCGGCATCCGACGCAGAACTCACCAGCGCCATCCGGGCGTCAGGACGGCACAGCGACAGCGCGGCCGATGCCCTCGATGAGCTCTACCGTCGACACCGCCCGGCCCTCCTCGCCTACGCGCGGACCTGCTGCCGTGATGGACACACCGCCGAGGACCTTGCGTCCGAAGCCTTCACCCGTACCCTGCAGGCGGTACGGGCCGGCCGCGGTCCCGAGTCCGCGTGGCGCCCGTACCTCCTGTCAGTGGTCCGCCGTACCGCCGCCGACTGGGCAGCCACCGCCCGCCGCACCGACCTTTCACCGGACTTCGAACGCTGGCTGGAGTCCGCCCCCGTCGAGGAGAGCGGCGAGGAGCGTGTCCTGCGCCAGGAGGACGATGCCCTGCTCGTGCGCGGCTTCCGCTCCCTGCCGGAACGCTGGCAGTCGGTGCTGTGGCACACAGTCATCGAGGGCGAGTCGGCCGAGCAGGTCGGCGCGCTCCTCGGTATCAGTCCCAGCGGCGTCGGCTCGCTGGCAGCCCGTGCTCGCGAGGGCCTGCGCGAGGCGTACCTCACGGCACACATCGAGTCCGTCGAGTCCGCGGACCAGGCGGAGTGCCGGCACTACAGCCGTCTTCTCGCGGCCGCCATACGCCGCCCCGGCCGACGGCCCAACAAGGACCTGGCCCGGCACCTCGACGCATGCTCCGGTTGCCGCCGCGCCATGACGGAACTGACCGACCTCAACGAGCGCCTGCGGCTGATCCTGCCCGGCGCGGTGCTGTTGTGGGCGGCCCCCGCCTACCTCGTCTCCCGGCTGGCGCAGGCGGGCACGGGGGCCGGCGGCACCGGGCATGCCGCTGTCCACCCTCCGAAGTCCACGCTGAACCCGCTGGGCGCCGGCCTCGCGGCAGGAGCCGTGATACTGGCGGCTACAGGAGGCTTCCTGCTCCTCTCCGACTCGGGAAACGACACGCGCGCCGCAGCGCCCGCCTCCGCGCCCAGTCTCTCGCCGACACCCTCGAAGACCGCTTCCCCGCCGCCGAGCCCGTCCCGCACCAGTCGCCCGGTTCACACCCGGACCCCGACGCCTTCCAGTCACAACGAGCTCCCACTGAGCACCACGTCCACCGTCAACAGCCCGGACCCCACCGGTGAGATGGTCGCCGGCGTCGCGGCCGACCTCTGCCTGGACAACCACTGGGCATCCCCCGCTGACGGATCGCCCATCACCATCTACCCCTGCAACGGCACCATCGCCCAGAAGGTGACCGTGACCAGTGACCACCGCCTCAAGATCCAGGGCAAGTGTGTCGACGTCTCGGGCAGCGGCACGGCCAATGGCACACCGGTCCGGCTGTTCTCCTGCAGCAGCAACACCGCCACACAGGTCTGGATGCCGCAACCTGACGGCTCCCTCCTCAATCCCCACTCGAACCGATGCCTGGACGACCCCGGCGCCACCCTGCAGGCAGGAGCGCAACTGCAGATCTTCGACTGCAACAAGACCGCCGCACAGCGCTGGCGCATTCCCTGA
- a CDS encoding TetR/AcrR family transcriptional regulator: protein MPQANAQYHHGDLRAACLRSARELLEEDGGAGLSLRAVARRAGVSATAPYRHFADRDALVSAVAAQGYGELADHLTAAHPSPRAPEDLAELAVAYVRFALERPAIFRVMFAEPCDPTNEERAAATAAIWEYVRGIVRGIFPDSDAEALSTGVWAIVHGLAFLHLDGKLDTSTPEVVANQVHAAVRALLTATPRNSRSAGAPSST, encoded by the coding sequence ATGCCACAAGCGAACGCCCAGTACCACCACGGCGATCTGCGTGCCGCCTGCCTGCGTTCCGCGCGGGAACTGCTCGAGGAGGACGGCGGCGCCGGCCTGTCCCTGCGGGCGGTGGCACGACGAGCCGGAGTCTCGGCAACCGCGCCCTACCGCCACTTCGCCGACCGCGACGCGCTCGTCTCCGCCGTCGCCGCGCAGGGCTACGGCGAGCTCGCCGACCACCTGACGGCGGCGCACCCCTCGCCCCGTGCCCCCGAGGACCTCGCCGAGCTCGCCGTCGCCTACGTCCGCTTCGCCCTTGAGCGCCCGGCGATTTTCCGGGTGATGTTCGCCGAGCCCTGCGACCCGACCAACGAGGAACGCGCCGCAGCCACCGCCGCCATCTGGGAGTACGTCCGCGGCATCGTCCGCGGCATCTTCCCCGACTCTGACGCGGAGGCGCTGTCCACGGGCGTGTGGGCCATAGTCCACGGCCTGGCGTTCCTGCACCTCGACGGCAAGCTCGACACCTCGACCCCCGAGGTGGTGGCGAACCAGGTCCACGCCGCCGTCCGCGCGCTGCTCACCGCCACCCCGCGGAACTCAAGGAGCGCTGGCGCGCCCTCAAGCACGTGA
- a CDS encoding NADH:flavin oxidoreductase/NADH oxidase family protein, translating to MTSKLFAPLHLSSGSMLGNRIAKAAMEENMAGDGQLPDRQLIALYRHWARGGTGLLITGNVMVHAEALTGPGGVVLDEAAPLEPFAQWATAGKVAGGSIWMQINHPGRQVPSDMPGVVWGPSAVGVDLGRHSSRFGRPAAMTPQQIEATVARFAVTAARAEQAGFDGVEVHAAHGYLLSQFLSPLVNKRTDAWGGSLENRARMLLDVVRAVRAAVSPSFAVAVKINSADFQRGGFDADDARRVIEWLAPLGVDLVELSGGSYESPAMTGRPADARTQAREAYFLDLAKDLVKASPLPLMLTGGITRRETAEQVLASGVALVGMGTALAVTPDLPNRWMIGHEAERQLRPVTWSDKALATLAGMAQVRHQLRRIARGSDPRPNTHPAYTLLSERRQQRQALRRYRTWLAEAQATTAGRPHS from the coding sequence ATGACCAGCAAGCTGTTCGCACCCCTACACCTGAGCTCCGGCTCGATGCTGGGCAACCGGATCGCCAAGGCGGCCATGGAGGAGAACATGGCCGGCGACGGCCAGCTCCCCGACCGCCAGCTCATCGCGCTCTACCGACACTGGGCCCGCGGCGGCACCGGACTGCTGATCACCGGCAACGTCATGGTCCACGCCGAGGCGCTGACCGGCCCCGGCGGCGTCGTGCTCGACGAGGCCGCACCGCTTGAGCCGTTCGCGCAGTGGGCCACGGCCGGCAAGGTCGCCGGCGGTTCGATCTGGATGCAGATCAACCACCCCGGCCGCCAGGTCCCGTCCGACATGCCCGGCGTCGTCTGGGGCCCGTCCGCAGTGGGCGTCGACCTGGGTCGGCACAGCAGCCGCTTCGGCCGCCCCGCCGCCATGACCCCGCAACAGATCGAGGCCACCGTGGCCCGCTTCGCGGTCACCGCCGCGCGCGCCGAACAGGCCGGGTTCGACGGTGTCGAAGTCCATGCCGCACACGGCTACCTGTTGTCGCAGTTCTTGTCCCCCCTGGTCAACAAGCGCACCGACGCGTGGGGCGGATCGTTGGAGAACCGGGCCCGGATGCTGCTGGACGTCGTCCGAGCCGTCCGCGCCGCCGTCTCGCCGTCCTTCGCAGTCGCTGTGAAGATCAACTCTGCCGACTTCCAGCGCGGTGGCTTCGACGCCGACGACGCACGCCGGGTGATCGAGTGGCTCGCGCCGCTCGGGGTCGACCTGGTCGAACTGTCCGGCGGCAGCTACGAGAGCCCCGCGATGACCGGCCGCCCCGCCGACGCGCGCACCCAGGCCCGCGAGGCGTACTTCCTCGACCTGGCTAAGGACCTGGTCAAGGCCAGCCCCCTGCCGCTGATGCTCACCGGCGGCATCACCCGTCGCGAGACCGCCGAGCAGGTCCTCGCCAGCGGCGTGGCGCTCGTCGGGATGGGTACCGCTCTCGCCGTCACCCCGGACCTGCCCAATCGCTGGATGATCGGCCACGAAGCCGAACGCCAGCTGCGGCCGGTGACCTGGTCCGACAAGGCCCTCGCCACGCTCGCCGGCATGGCGCAGGTCCGCCACCAACTGCGCCGCATCGCCCGCGGGAGCGACCCTCGGCCCAATACCCACCCGGCGTACACCCTGCTGTCGGAGCGACGCCAGCAGCGGCAGGCACTACGCCGCTATCGCACCTGGCTGGCCGAGGCCCAGGCAACCACCGCGGGCAGACCGCACTCGTAG
- a CDS encoding type 1 glutamine amidotransferase domain-containing protein, with protein sequence MKALVTGAFLPIDRNQADTHARYDAEVRFLPCFAVQLAVGTLSHHRRTQMNRILAVVTNQATYGTDPHQTGLWLAELVHFYAGALQAGFEVDIVSPAGGRVPLDPRSTRWADKQTRDYMNDHAFMSGLNDTSSATDVDPDRYAAIFYTGGHGVMWDFPSNAALQQAARQIYENGGVVSSVCHGACGLLNIRLSDGSLLVEGRTVTGFSTAEERVAMVKKRVPFLLEDELRNRGARYIRNTIPMTPFATADGRLVTGQNPYSTKVVTAKIIETLHQL encoded by the coding sequence TTGAAGGCCCTGGTCACCGGAGCCTTCCTGCCGATCGACAGGAACCAGGCCGACACTCATGCGCGCTACGACGCGGAAGTTAGGTTTCTTCCCTGCTTCGCCGTTCAGTTGGCCGTCGGAACGCTGTCTCACCACCGGAGAACACAGATGAACAGAATTCTCGCCGTTGTCACCAACCAGGCAACCTACGGGACCGATCCCCACCAGACCGGGCTGTGGCTCGCAGAGCTGGTTCACTTCTACGCGGGGGCCCTCCAGGCCGGCTTCGAGGTCGACATCGTCAGTCCAGCCGGGGGCCGGGTGCCGCTGGACCCGCGCAGCACCAGATGGGCGGACAAGCAAACACGCGACTACATGAACGATCACGCGTTCATGTCGGGCCTGAACGACACGAGCAGCGCGACTGACGTCGACCCGGACCGGTATGCCGCGATCTTCTACACCGGCGGGCACGGCGTCATGTGGGACTTCCCCTCCAACGCTGCGCTCCAGCAGGCCGCGCGCCAGATCTACGAGAACGGCGGCGTGGTCTCCTCCGTGTGCCACGGTGCCTGCGGACTGCTGAACATCAGGCTCTCCGACGGCTCCCTGCTCGTCGAGGGCCGCACGGTCACTGGCTTCTCCACCGCCGAGGAGCGCGTCGCCATGGTGAAGAAGCGGGTGCCGTTCCTGCTGGAGGACGAACTCCGCAACCGGGGCGCTCGCTACATCAGGAACACCATCCCGATGACCCCCTTCGCCACCGCTGACGGCAGGCTCGTGACCGGACAGAACCCCTACTCCACCAAGGTCGTCACCGCAAAGATCATCGAGACGCTGCACCAGCTTTGA
- a CDS encoding RNA polymerase sigma factor SigF, whose protein sequence is MALMSTLDTQTTEVPEVADPTRVAPKDARELSRSFFEQLAVLEEGTPEYSYARNTLIEMNMSLVRYAAGRFRSRGPEEMEDIVQVGMIGLIKAIDRFELSREVEFTSFAIPYVVGEIKRFFRDTTWAVHVPRRLQEARVQLAQATEELRSRLGRTPTVKELSELMSLPEDEVMEARLAANGYNSSSLDAAIGGSEDGESVLQDFIGVEDTDLELVEDFHSLAPLIADLDERDRQIIHMRFVEELTQAQIGERLGVSQMHVSRLLSRCLARLREGLLTTG, encoded by the coding sequence ATGGCGCTCATGAGCACGCTGGACACGCAGACCACCGAGGTACCCGAAGTCGCCGACCCCACCCGGGTGGCGCCCAAGGATGCCCGCGAACTCTCCCGCTCGTTCTTCGAACAGCTGGCAGTGCTGGAGGAGGGCACGCCCGAGTACAGCTACGCGCGCAACACGCTGATCGAGATGAACATGTCCTTGGTCCGCTACGCGGCCGGCCGGTTCCGCAGCCGCGGACCGGAGGAGATGGAGGACATCGTCCAGGTCGGCATGATCGGCCTGATCAAGGCGATCGACCGGTTCGAGCTGTCCCGCGAGGTGGAGTTCACCTCCTTCGCGATCCCCTACGTCGTCGGGGAGATCAAGCGGTTCTTCCGCGACACCACCTGGGCCGTGCACGTTCCCCGGCGGCTGCAGGAGGCCCGCGTACAGCTCGCCCAGGCCACGGAAGAACTGCGAAGCCGGTTGGGCCGCACGCCGACGGTCAAGGAACTGTCGGAGCTGATGAGCCTGCCCGAGGACGAGGTGATGGAGGCCCGACTGGCCGCGAACGGCTACAACTCCTCCTCCCTGGACGCCGCCATCGGCGGCAGCGAGGACGGCGAGAGCGTCCTCCAGGACTTCATCGGCGTCGAAGACACCGACCTGGAGTTGGTGGAGGACTTCCACTCCCTGGCCCCGCTGATCGCTGACCTGGATGAGCGCGACCGGCAGATCATCCACATGCGCTTCGTGGAAGAACTCACGCAGGCCCAGATCGGCGAGCGCCTGGGCGTCTCCCAGATGCACGTCTCCCGGCTCCTGTCCCGCTGCCTCGCTCGCCTGCGCGAGGGCCTGCTCACCACCGGCTGA